In Fragaria vesca subsp. vesca linkage group LG5, FraVesHawaii_1.0, whole genome shotgun sequence, the genomic stretch CCGCTCTTTCTCTCTTTTCTCTTCTCTCTTCTCTCTTCTCTCTTTCTCTCTCGAACAAAGCTAGAAACCGCGCACTCTCTCACTTTCTCTCTTCTCTCTTCCTCAATCACTCCTCCCTCAATCGAGAGTAAGCCACTGTCACTTGATTAGGGTTCGTCGATTTGGGGGTTCGTCCATTTGGCGCGTCACTCGATTTCTTCCAATGTGGTTCGAGGTTTGTACTCTTCTCCTTTCTCCGATTAGGTTTCTGGGTTGGTATTATTAGTTGAGCTGCTAAGCCTCTAGTCCTAGTTGCTCTCTCTTTCTCTAATCAAGTTTATAAAGTAGGAACCGATGCGACTGTTTAGTAGTAACCACACTTCATTCACACCGGTTTTGTCTTTTCTTGAATCCCCCAACTTGGTCTTTCTCTCTCATTGTTCATAGTTTTCTCTTCTTCCAGTTGAGGCTTCTCTGTTCTTGTCTTGCATTCTGAGAAGAAACGCTGCCGTTTTGGTCTTATTGGAGTTTCAAGGAGTTGGGAATAGAGGTAAGAGTAATTTGGGTTCTAAATTTTGAATCTTTTTTTTGTAGTTTCGCCGTTGTTTGGTTGCTGAAATAGTGTTTAATCCAATGTGTGATGTGATTACTGAAAAAGATGGGAACTTGAGAACAATCACGGCTTTAATTGCTTGTTCTGTACTTTATTTGATGTTTTGTAACTGTATAGTGTTTGGATTTTGGCTTTCGTTTCGGTTTTTAAGGAAAATGGTGCATAAGAACCCTAAAGATTCTGTCTTTTTTTTGGGCTTGAGTTCATGGTTTGCTAATGGGATTATTTAGTTTTCAATTGTTGAGAAGTTGATATCAATTCTGTGTTTCGTAGATAGAAATCTAGGTAGTTAATTGGAAAAGATTTGAAGTTTGTACTTGTTGTTGATTCTTGAATTTTTACAAGAGGCTATAACTCCTCCTTGTACTTTGCATTTTGTTTCAATAAAAAGCTGTTTCTTTTCAATTTTTTGTCTGGAGCTGTTTCACTGTTAGTAAAGTATTTTATGCAGAGGGATCTTTACTTAGAGCTCTTTGACTGGGATCACTTTTGAAACCTTCTCTTGCCACTAGATCTACAAGTCATTGGCTAGCTTGGTGTTGTATCTATTAGTTTTTCTTTTGTTTCTAAGAAAGACAAACCTTAATTATACAAGAGTGATCAAATGAAAGACATTTGCTAAAACTGTGTATGAACAGATCTCTTTCCTGATTTTAAAATATTTTAACCATATGAAGAGTTTATTGGAATTTGGTAAGATCATATACTGATACTTTGTGTTCACTTTGCTCCTAGGGGAAAAGTATCTTAGTTGATTCTGGAATGGAGCAGGTGGAGTTTATTGCTCTTTCTCAGAGGACAGGAGACCCAAAGTATCAGCAAAAGGTCAGCATATGTTAACTTGTGTTTCTTTCCCTGGCGAAATAGTGCATTTGAAGGACTATACTGTCTGATATAACTAATCATGTTTGTCATAGTCTGAATTGTTGCTTAGAATTCAAGCTTAACTTGTATATTTATGAATGGAAATAGCATTTCATGAAACTGTGAATTGAATGGCTTGTATGCTATTTTCAGGCTGAGAATGTTATAGTGCAGCTGAACAAAACTTTCCCTGATGATGGTTATTTGCTTCCTATTTATAAGTTTTTGTGAAATTAGAGAGAATGTTTTCTTGATCCGGAAATTACTATTTAATTTGTATGAGTGTTTGTTTAAAGAGTGATATTGTTATGGTGGTAATCGAATCGATGACCTAAGGGAGATTGTGATTGGAGTGTGAATTTGGTGAATCAAGGTGACTAGAATTGGAGTTGAGGTTTATTATTCTTTACTTGCTGCCCTTTCTACTTAATTTGCTTGTGAGTTACAACTTTGGATGTGAATTGGAATGTGGGAAATTACAAATTAGAATATAAGCTTGAGTCAGGGTGTCAAAGTATAGGAAAGTGCTAAGTTATAGTCTTCTGCGTCTCGTTTGTGCAGAGGGGCTGGAAATGATGTTTGGGTTGTTTGGTGTGTTTGAAGGTGGTGATATTTGAGGTTTTTTTGTTTTTTTTTTTATTAATTGGTTTTACTTAAATGTGGTGTTGCTTGAGACTTTATATAATAGCTGTTAGTCTGGGTTTATGGAGTGGTTTAGTTTCTGATGCTCGTTATTGGATTGCAGGTTTTCTGGAGAGATTAATTTTTGCTGCATTTGTGGTTTTCTGGATAGATTGGCTTTAGCTTAAGGTATTGTCTTATGTTTCTGGATTCTGCGTATTTTAATGAAATATGTATGCTTCATTATAAAGCATGTTGATAAAAGTATGTTTCATTATGAAATATGTATGTTGATAAAAGTTGAGTTGTTGAGCATCCATTATAAAGTATGTTGATAAAAGTTGTGCTTGTTGATTTTTTATTTTGCTCTACTTGAATTTGATGATTTGTTAATTCATGGTATCTTCGATTTAAATAAAATGAGTTGCTCAACATGGGCCTTCTCATCTTGGCTGCCTACTTCAATTTTTCTTATCATGTTGGTATTGGTATTGGTATTGTGACTTGGATGTTATTTGATGGGATTGTTTTGTGGATATGTTGGTATGATATATATGTATATTGTTTTATATATGTATGGTTGGTTAAGAATTTCTATATGATATAGTTGTGATTTTTTTTAGTTCATTGTCAATAAAATGTAGATGGATAAGTCATCGATGCAAGCAAATAGAAGGTCTAATGAATATAGATCTGGGGTGGAAGCGTTTATTGAGTTTGCCTTGGTAAATGCTAGGGACCCGTACCACTTTTGTTGTCCTTGCACAAAGTGTGAGAATGACAAGGACTTTTCTGCCCAAGTGATTAAGACTCATTTGTTTTTGAATGGGATTAACTTAGACTACGACATATGGGATGAACATGGGGAGGCTGTAGTTAATTCGGAATCAGATTCAGATAGGTATAGTAATGAGATAGATGAAGATAGTGAGACAGATTCAAGTGGTTCATCTATTGTTGGGGGTCACATGGAGGCAGAATGTGATGTGCAATCAGATAGTGATGGGGAGGAATATCTTTCCGGTGAGTATACTGGTTTTAGGCAGTTTGTTGACGACAAACCCTTGTATCCTGGTTGCACTACGCACACGAGGATGGCTGTCATTGTGAAGCTTTACAACATCAAAACGAAGCATAGTATGAGTGAGTCTGCTTACTCAGATGTGCTGGCTACCATTGCCGAGTTTCTTCCCACAGGAAACTCAATACCGGACACTCTTTCCGAGGCAAACAAGGTTTTGACCGCATTGGGGATGGACTACACTAAAATAGATGCATGCCCTAATGACTGTATTCTGTACAGAAAAAACTATGAAGAAGAAACCAAGTGTCCTAGATGTACAAAATCTAGGTGGAAATTAGATAGTAATGACAAAGAGAGAGAAGGAGTACCTGCAAAAACCTTATGGTATTTTCCTATTATCCCTAGGTTCAAGAGAATGTTTCAATCACCTGAAACATCAAAGAGCCTAACTTGGCATGCCACAACCAGGAAAAAGGATGGTTTTCTTCGCCATCCAGCAAATTCCATTTCTTGGAAGTTTGTGGATGAAAAGTGGCCTGCTTTTGGGGATGAACCACGAAACCTACAACTTGCATTGTCATCGGATGGTTTCAATCCTCATAGTGTCCAAAGCAACAATTACAGCTGTTGGCCCGTTATTCTGGTTACCTACAATCTACCGCCATGGCTGGTAATGAAGAGGAAGCACATGATGCCTTCCTTGTTGATATCAGGGCCTAAACAACCGGGGAATGACATAGATGTGTATCTTGAACCGTTGATAGATGACCTGAAGCTATTATGGGCAGGAGTTAGTGGGGTTTATGATGCAGTGAAGAATGAAATCTTTACTCTTAGGGCTATACTTTTCTGGATAATAAATGATTTTCCGGCGTACGGTAACCTTTCGGGGAGTATTGTTAAAGGTTATCATGGCTGTCCGATTTGCCTTGATCAAACAGAGCCCACAAGGCTAAAAACCGGAAGGAAGATGTCCCACAACAATAATAAGAGGTTCTTAGAGAAGTATCATCCATATCGAAAATTGAAAGCTGCCTTCAATAACCGCACCAAAGATAAGACTGCTCCGGTGCCCTTGACAGGAGAGGAACTTTTGAGTAGGCTGGAGCAAGAAGTTGCTAAATTGCCTTTGGGCAAGAAAGATAAAACTCCTAAGTATAAGGGGGGTGAGGATGAGAGAAGGCCTTGTTGGAAGAAAAAGTCCATATTCTTTGAGCTTGATTATTAGAAGTATCTCCCTGTTAGGCATTGCCTTGACATTATGCACATTGAAAAGAATGTGTGTGATAGTCTGTTGGGGACGTTATTGAACATTCCCGGAAAAACTAAGGACGGACTCAATACTCGGCTAGATTTGGTGGAACTTGGTATAAGACCAGAGCTACACCCTAACCTAGACAGTCCGGAAAAAAAACAGTTGCCTTTAGCAAGCTGGAACCTAAGAGTTGATGAGAAAAAATG encodes the following:
- the LOC101300922 gene encoding uncharacterized protein LOC101300922 produces the protein MDKSSMQANRRSNEYRSGVEAFIEFALVNARDPYHFCCPCTKCENDKDFSAQVIKTHLFLNGINLDYDIWDEHGEAVVNSESDSDRYSNEIDEDSETDSSGSSIVGGHMEAECDVQSDSDGEEYLSGEYTGFRQFVDDKPLYPGCTTHTRMAVIVKLYNIKTKHSMSESAYSDVLATIAEFLPTGNSIPDTLSEANKVLTALGMDYTKIDACPNDCILYRKNYEEETKCPRCTKSRWKLDSNDKEREGVPAKTLWYFPIIPRFKRMFQSPETSKSLTWHATTRKKDGFLRHPANSISWKFVDEKWPAFGDEPRNLQLALSSDGFNPHSVQSNNYSCWPVILVTYNLPPWLVMKRKHMMPSLLISGPKQPGNDIDVYLEPLIDDLKLLWAGVSGVYDAVKNEIFTLRAILFWIINDFPAYGNLSGSIVKGYHGCPICLDQTEPTRLKTGRKMSHNNNKRFLEKYHPYRKLKAAFNNRTKDKTAPVPLTGEELLSRLEQEVAKLPLGKKDKTPKYKGGEDERRPCWKKKSIFFELDY